The window CCAGTCAGGCGGGCCGACGGCACCCCGGCGTCCGGGTCGGGGGTGGCCTGTGGGTCGGCGTGCAGGGGCGAGGGATGTGGCTGGTACAGGTCCACCGTCAGGCCCTCCAGGACCAGCAGAGCGGCGCGCGCCTGCGCCTGGGGCAGCGGGTGCGTAAAGGCCACATGCACGTCCAGCTCAAAGCCGCGCACGCCCTTGTCGGTGCGGGTGGAGGTGGGGCCCGCCGGGCCAGAGGGGCGCCCGGTCATGCGCGCACGCTCCGTTCCAGCGCCCGGCGGTGCCCGGCCAGATGCGCCGTGACCATGCGGGCCCAGTCCAGGGCGTCCAGTTCCCCGAAAAAGGGGTGCCACAGGGTCCGGCCCGGGGTGGCGCGCAGCCCGGCCGTGGCGGCTTCCAGCGCCGCGCGGCCCTGGGCCCAGCGCGCCGGCCACCCGGCCCAGGGCAGGCCCGTGTCACTGGGCAGGGCAGCGGCGGGGGCCCTGCGGCGACCATCAGAGGTCAGGTCGCCGGGGGTCTGGGGCGCGGGGCGCAGCGCGCGCTCCGAGAGCAGCAGGCTCAGCACCCGGGCAATGGCCTCGTTGATCAGCGCCACATGCTCGGCGTCCTGGGCCGGGGTCCAGTCGCGGCCCGGCTGCACCCGGGTCCAGTCGGCCTGGCGCTGGGTCAGATGGGCCTCGAACTGGTCCAGTTCGCTCAGCAGGCGGGCACGCACCGCCGCCGGGGTGTCGCCCATGGGGGCCAGTGCGGCGCGGTCCAGAAGGGGAACAGGCATGGGCGCAGTGTAAGGCAGCGTGCGCTGCTGGCGGTGTTCAGGCCGTGTGGCCAGCCCCCAGGCGCCTGAGGGCTGGCGCGCTACAGCCGCCCGGTCCCCGGCAGAAAGACGCCCGGGTCCAGGGGCGAACTGGCCGCCACGGCCCGCGCTGCCAGGGCCGCGTCCGGTTCGGAGAGCAACTGGGCGGCGTCGGGGGGCGGCAGCACGGCCTCACGCAGGGTCAGGCCGGCGCCCACGGCCCAGGCCACCAGTTCAGCCAGGGCCGAAACGCCCGCCGGGCCAAAGTGCGGGCCAAAGGCGCGGGCCACCACCACCCGGTCGGCGCCGCGCTCCAGCAGCGCCCCGTAGGCCGCGCGCTGGCGCTCGCCCTGCCAGTCGGTGACCAGAATCAGCTGGCCGCTGCGCGGTGCGGGGGTCTGGACATGGGCCTGCACGGCGGCCCACGTCTCGCGCGGCGCGCCGGGCATCCCCAGGGGATCGGGCAGGTTCACGCCGCTTAGCATAGCCCCCGCACCCGGCCCCCGGAGCGCGGCGCCATCCCGGCGGCCCCGGCGCACTATCCTGACGGCCATGAACACTGCCCTCCCCACCCTGATCGCCCAGGCCCGGGGCGGCCGGGTCGTGCGCACCCCTTTTTTAAATGGGGACGACATTGACCGCCGCCTGCTGAGCGGCGACGACCTGAAACACCGGCTGGCCGGCGGCTTTCCCGATGCCCGGCGCGTGGTGCTCACCTTGTATCCCGCCCATATTCCCGAGGTGGATAGCGGCGTGGCCGTGTTTCGCCTGACCCCGGAAGCGGGCGGCCCCGGCTGGGACCTGCAGGACTTCAGCGTGCACCTGCGGAGCCTGGGCCTGAAAGAAGAGCAGCTGGGCGACCTGCGTGAAGAACGCGGCGCCTTTCTGGTGGCGGCCACCGGCAAGGCCGCGCAGGCGCTGGCCGACCTGACCGAACTGGGCGGGCGCCCGGTGGAGGTGGAAGCCGTGGGCGAGAGTGCTGGCCGGGGCAGCAAGGTGCGCGAGGTCGTGGTGCCCTCCATGCGGGTGGACGTGGTGGGCGCCAAGGGGTTTGGGGTCAGCCGCGCCTATTTTCAGCAGGGCATTGACGGCGGCAAGGTGCGCCTGAACGGCAGCCACGCGCGGGCCAGCAGCGAGATCCGCGAGGGCGATTCTCTGAGCGCCGATGGCCTGGGCCGCATTGACTTCAAGCGTGTGGTGAACGAAACCCGGCGCGGCAATTTCAAGGTGGAACTGGACGTGCACAAGTAACCGTGATTGACCTTACGGCCCGCAACCCGGTGCCCAACCCCAGCGACCTGACGGCCGAACTGGCGCCCAGTCCGCGCTACGCGCAGGTGCGCTTCGAGACGTACCACCCCAACCCCGACTACCCCAGTCAGGCGGGGGCCCGCACCGCTGTGCAGGCGTTTCTGAAAGGTGCCCAGGTGCGGCCTGGGGGCTTCCGGCTGTTCCGGCGCGCCAAGCCCGAGGGCCGGGGCCTGTACCTGGACGGGGGCTTCGGGGTGGGCAAGACGCACCTGCTGGCCAGCGCGTGGCACGCCGCACAGGGCACCGCCGCCCTGATGAGCTTTCAGGACCTGATGTACATCATCGGCGCGCTGGGCATGACGCGGGCGGTGGACGCCTTCCGTCAGCACGACCTGCTCCTGATTGACGAATTCGAGCTGGATGACCCCGGCAACACCCACATGGCCAACACCTTTCTGGGCCAGCTGATGCCGGGGGGCACCAGTGTGGTTGCCACCAGCAACACCGAACCCGGCGCCCTGGGCCAGGGGCGCTTCAACGCCACGGACTTCCAGCGGCAGATTCAGGGCATTGCCCGCCGCTTTGAAACCCACCGCATTGACGGCCCCGACTACCGCCAGCGCGGC of the Deinococcus arcticus genome contains:
- a CDS encoding DinB family protein translates to MPVPLLDRAALAPMGDTPAAVRARLLSELDQFEAHLTQRQADWTRVQPGRDWTPAQDAEHVALINEAIARVLSLLLSERALRPAPQTPGDLTSDGRRRAPAAALPSDTGLPWAGWPARWAQGRAALEAATAGLRATPGRTLWHPFFGELDALDWARMVTAHLAGHRRALERSVRA
- the zapE gene encoding cell division protein ZapE, with product MIDLTARNPVPNPSDLTAELAPSPRYAQVRFETYHPNPDYPSQAGARTAVQAFLKGAQVRPGGFRLFRRAKPEGRGLYLDGGFGVGKTHLLASAWHAAQGTAALMSFQDLMYIIGALGMTRAVDAFRQHDLLLIDEFELDDPGNTHMANTFLGQLMPGGTSVVATSNTEPGALGQGRFNATDFQRQIQGIARRFETHRIDGPDYRQRGVRPEDTLSAGEYAAWEARQNPATLAHISHRDLSRHLLNVHPSRFARLLQGVGAVGVTDLSAMPDQNVALRFVHFIDKLYDLGLPAGFTGQGLGGLFIDTYRHGAYAKKYSRCLSRLSEVLQEARAG
- a CDS encoding S4 domain-containing protein, translating into MNTALPTLIAQARGGRVVRTPFLNGDDIDRRLLSGDDLKHRLAGGFPDARRVVLTLYPAHIPEVDSGVAVFRLTPEAGGPGWDLQDFSVHLRSLGLKEEQLGDLREERGAFLVAATGKAAQALADLTELGGRPVEVEAVGESAGRGSKVREVVVPSMRVDVVGAKGFGVSRAYFQQGIDGGKVRLNGSHARASSEIREGDSLSADGLGRIDFKRVVNETRRGNFKVELDVHK
- a CDS encoding DUF3197 domain-containing protein, which encodes MNLPDPLGMPGAPRETWAAVQAHVQTPAPRSGQLILVTDWQGERQRAAYGALLERGADRVVVARAFGPHFGPAGVSALAELVAWAVGAGLTLREAVLPPPDAAQLLSEPDAALAARAVAASSPLDPGVFLPGTGRL